A single window of Nocardia sp. NBC_01327 DNA harbors:
- a CDS encoding helix-turn-helix domain-containing protein, with translation MGTSHNFGSLLREYRNRVSPADLGLLPVAGQRRTPGLRREELAELSRVSADYIKRLEQGRSRPSASVINALARVLRLSPAEYEHLCALTGHTIAQPGERPHTVDAATRQLLERFDMPTAIYDAGWTLLAYNTPGLRLFGDPAPYGSHASNMAWRFFMEPANFVWESDAQATQFKTSLVADLREAADRYPYDENLAKLVAELRATHKLFDDLWSSASATKLSGTRGITHHPAVGSIELDANMLAVPTGDLKMVVFTAEPGTRDAHRLSALADDHQSGLHYPR, from the coding sequence ATGGGGACCTCGCACAACTTCGGCTCGCTCCTCCGCGAGTACCGCAACCGCGTCTCACCTGCCGATCTGGGCCTGCTCCCCGTGGCAGGGCAGCGCCGCACGCCCGGCCTGCGCCGCGAGGAGCTCGCCGAACTGAGCAGGGTCTCGGCCGATTACATAAAACGCCTCGAACAGGGCCGCAGTCGCCCGTCCGCATCGGTGATCAACGCACTGGCACGGGTACTGCGACTCTCGCCGGCCGAATACGAGCATCTGTGTGCGCTGACCGGCCACACCATCGCCCAGCCGGGCGAGCGACCGCACACCGTCGACGCCGCGACACGGCAGTTGCTCGAACGATTCGATATGCCCACCGCGATCTACGATGCGGGCTGGACCTTGCTGGCGTACAACACACCCGGCCTGCGCCTGTTCGGGGATCCGGCGCCGTACGGCAGCCACGCCAGCAATATGGCCTGGCGATTCTTCATGGAACCGGCCAACTTCGTCTGGGAATCCGACGCTCAGGCAACACAATTCAAGACCTCGCTGGTCGCCGACCTGCGCGAGGCCGCGGACCGCTACCCCTACGATGAGAACCTGGCCAAACTCGTCGCCGAGCTACGCGCCACGCACAAACTCTTCGACGACCTGTGGTCCAGCGCGTCGGCCACAAAGCTCAGCGGCACCCGCGGAATCACCCACCACCCCGCCGTCGGCTCGATCGAACTCGACGCGAACATGCTGGCCGTCCCCACCGGCGACCTCAAGATGGTCGTCTTCACCGCCGAGCCGGGCACCCGCGACGCACACCGCCTGTCAGCTCTCGCCGACGACCACCAGAGCGGGCTGCACTACCCCCGATAG